In Levilactobacillus brevis, a single genomic region encodes these proteins:
- a CDS encoding MFS transporter — translation MTQAQKDPDKISRQNLIAIFAVAIMAFLGILVETSMNVTFPTLMRTMHVSLSTVQWITTGYLLMVALLMITSAFLKQRFTNRQLFIAGASLFILGDLICALAPNFPILLLGRLIQAGCAGIAIPLMFNVVLESVPRSRLGFYMGLAGLILMIAPASGPTFGGIMASLGNWRLIFWSTLPVEALILLLGVGAINQFSSVKKVHFVWGQFGLLAVAFVSFTMGLNSFTSAGWLSWQFLGGILLAVVMMTGYILLAKHSDRQLLKLEIFRNPVFTFSFVAYVILQFCNIGINFALPNYAQIVVGASSLFGGLMLLPGSLVTAILQPWFGHLLDEYGARLPILLGSSLFLVAAAGFTLLGQRLSVVVIAILYVIFSIGRSMAFGNTMTNGLKEVDFSQRADANAIYNTGQQFAGSVGTTILAALMSSVKVSGMSYAHETALGSQLAFGLILALSILNFGLYAIVFHYQKSDK, via the coding sequence ATGACGCAAGCACAAAAAGACCCAGATAAAATTTCACGTCAAAATTTGATTGCCATTTTTGCGGTGGCAATTATGGCCTTTCTGGGGATTCTGGTCGAGACCTCTATGAATGTGACGTTCCCGACCTTGATGCGCACGATGCATGTTTCTTTAAGTACAGTTCAGTGGATTACCACAGGTTACCTATTAATGGTGGCTTTGCTGATGATTACGTCAGCCTTCTTAAAGCAAAGATTTACGAATCGGCAATTATTTATCGCGGGAGCCTCGCTCTTTATTTTAGGCGATTTAATCTGTGCGCTCGCACCCAACTTCCCAATCCTTTTATTGGGACGGCTTATTCAGGCCGGCTGTGCGGGAATTGCAATTCCCTTGATGTTTAATGTTGTCTTGGAGAGTGTGCCACGTTCTCGCTTGGGCTTTTACATGGGACTAGCAGGCTTGATTCTGATGATTGCGCCAGCCAGTGGGCCAACCTTTGGAGGAATCATGGCGTCGCTAGGGAACTGGCGCTTGATCTTCTGGTCAACGTTACCAGTGGAAGCCCTGATTCTGCTCTTAGGGGTAGGTGCAATTAATCAGTTTTCTTCCGTCAAGAAGGTTCATTTCGTGTGGGGCCAGTTCGGGCTGTTAGCTGTGGCCTTCGTCAGCTTCACGATGGGGTTGAACAGCTTCACGTCTGCGGGCTGGTTAAGCTGGCAGTTCTTGGGCGGAATTCTATTGGCCGTCGTGATGATGACCGGGTACATTCTGTTGGCTAAACATAGCGACCGACAGTTGTTGAAGTTGGAAATCTTTCGGAATCCCGTGTTTACCTTCAGTTTTGTGGCCTATGTTATTCTTCAGTTCTGTAACATTGGGATTAACTTTGCTTTGCCCAACTACGCCCAAATTGTCGTGGGTGCCAGCTCGCTCTTTGGTGGGTTGATGTTGCTACCTGGTAGTCTGGTCACCGCAATCTTACAGCCGTGGTTTGGCCATCTGCTCGATGAATACGGTGCACGACTGCCCATCTTACTAGGGAGCAGTTTATTCCTAGTTGCTGCTGCAGGTTTTACCCTGTTGGGTCAGCGACTCAGCGTTGTCGTAATCGCGATTCTCTACGTGATCTTCAGTATTGGACGTTCGATGGCCTTTGGGAATACCATGACCAACGGATTAAAGGAGGTCGACTTTAGCCAACGGGCCGATGCCAATGCCATCTACAATACGGGACAACAGTTTGCCGGTTCAGTCGGGACCACCATCTTAGCAGCGTTGATGTCCTCCGTGAAAGTCAGCGGGATGTCCTATGCGCACGAGACGGCGCTGGGGAGTCAGTTGGCGTTCGGATTGATTCTGGCACTAAGCATTCTGAACTTTGGTCTGTATGCGATTGTGTTCCACTATCAAAAATCTGATAAATAG
- the uxaC gene encoding glucuronate isomerase, with protein MALLDDNFLLGNDMAKKLFNDYAKDMPIIDFHCHLNPKEIYENKNYPNITRIWLNEGVYGDHYKWRQERTNGVPEELITGDGDEYQKFLAWAETIESALGNPLYEWTHLELKRFFHIDEVLSRKTAPDIWKKANAELQTDAFKPRNLIKNSNVKAVCTTDDPASDLHYHKLLKETEAENGFRTLPAMRPDKLIQVDRDGFADYLKELSDVSGVKITSFKTMIDAVKQRFEFFNEMGGRLSDHSLLTYHFIEASDSELNAIFDKGVNNEELSPKEVDQYLTALLENLMKLNKEFDWTMQFHINSIRDLNRPMFDKLGPDTGYDAVGTQPDIADQMAKLYTKMQITHDIPKTIFYSLNDNDWMQLATMMGAFQEGGKQRLQLGAGWWFNDTAEGMDEQLRVFAEESLLPNFVGMLTDSRSFLSYPRHEYFRRVLCNFYGKLVEQGRVPDDEEMLGKVVQNICYNNAYNFFKFFPDKTPDEIFGKLTVNN; from the coding sequence ATGGCTTTATTGGACGACAATTTCTTACTCGGCAATGACATGGCCAAGAAGCTTTTCAACGACTATGCCAAGGATATGCCAATCATTGACTTCCATTGTCACTTGAACCCAAAGGAAATCTATGAAAACAAGAACTACCCTAATATTACGCGGATTTGGTTAAACGAAGGCGTTTACGGTGACCACTACAAGTGGCGTCAAGAACGGACCAACGGAGTTCCTGAAGAATTAATCACCGGTGACGGCGACGAATATCAGAAATTCTTGGCCTGGGCTGAAACGATTGAAAGTGCTCTGGGGAACCCACTCTACGAATGGACTCACTTGGAACTCAAGCGTTTCTTCCACATTGACGAAGTTTTGAGCCGGAAGACCGCACCAGACATTTGGAAGAAAGCCAACGCTGAACTCCAAACTGATGCCTTCAAGCCGCGGAACTTAATCAAGAACTCTAACGTTAAGGCTGTCTGCACGACCGACGACCCTGCTTCTGACTTGCACTACCACAAACTGTTGAAGGAAACTGAAGCTGAAAACGGCTTCCGGACCTTGCCAGCTATGCGGCCAGACAAGTTAATCCAAGTGGATCGTGATGGTTTCGCCGACTACCTGAAGGAATTGAGTGATGTTTCGGGTGTCAAGATCACTTCATTCAAGACGATGATCGATGCTGTTAAGCAACGGTTTGAATTCTTCAATGAAATGGGCGGCCGTTTATCTGACCATTCTCTGTTAACTTATCACTTCATCGAAGCTTCAGACAGTGAGCTGAACGCGATCTTTGATAAGGGTGTCAACAACGAAGAATTGTCACCTAAGGAAGTTGACCAATACTTAACCGCCTTATTGGAAAACTTAATGAAGTTGAACAAGGAATTTGATTGGACGATGCAGTTCCACATCAACTCTATCCGTGACCTTAACCGGCCAATGTTCGACAAATTAGGTCCTGATACCGGTTATGATGCTGTTGGGACGCAACCTGATATTGCTGACCAAATGGCCAAGTTATACACGAAGATGCAAATCACCCATGATATTCCAAAGACGATCTTCTACTCCTTGAATGACAACGATTGGATGCAATTAGCAACTATGATGGGTGCCTTCCAAGAAGGCGGCAAACAACGCTTGCAACTCGGTGCTGGCTGGTGGTTCAATGATACTGCCGAAGGTATGGACGAACAATTGCGGGTCTTCGCCGAAGAAAGTCTGTTACCTAACTTCGTTGGTATGCTGACCGACTCACGGAGTTTCCTGTCCTATCCACGTCACGAGTACTTCCGTCGTGTTCTCTGCAACTTCTATGGTAAGTTGGTTGAACAAGGCCGGGTACCTGACGATGAAGAAATGTTGGGGAAGGTTGTTCAAAACATTTGCTACAACAATGCTTACAACTTCTTCAAGTTCTTCCCAGACAAGACGCCTGACGAAATTTTCGGCAAGCTGACGGTTAATAACTAG
- a CDS encoding tagaturonate epimerase family protein, with translation MDLQKLVSDVYEIIAAQGNYDSLSDKEVYAPSIQVDRRNVYFILHETVNKQTAKTLVVYEDRDDVKDFDAKESIVDHNKTLITGDLNETNWRALAKRFAWIKPTSRHGYKYTFGLGDRLGNASNAHLRLFKGRGIVPVLAQQSIRELLLMNRTETDVLLDAGWAVFEEGYTDGWVDDGDHVKNPHEVDYAVKAGCTMITLDATEKIHNEVAKFSDEELDEKFNALDDDLVERFNKTYLDKTFQISDDASVHFSKRDVEESVLIFYGAVKYAIFIYHKFIVPYNLDFEISMDETIVPTTPANHYFFANELHREGITPETIAPKFYGEFQKAIDYIGDVKRFEREYVVHEAIAEKFGYKLSIHSGSDKLSVYEIIGRISKQHGWHVKTAGTNWLEALRVIAHVDPKFMVQLYKFAYDNLDDVASFYVFNAQTDGTAPKPETINESNVMSLLDGDDSRQVLHTMYGSLLNAQKSYKYVYRDKFFKILKEHQDLYDKYLNIHIAEHLDLLQGLAKSKAEVQAKYEPKINED, from the coding sequence ATGGACTTACAAAAGTTAGTTTCAGATGTCTATGAGATTATTGCTGCCCAAGGTAACTATGACAGCTTATCAGATAAAGAAGTTTATGCACCTTCAATTCAAGTAGATCGCCGCAACGTCTACTTCATCTTACATGAAACCGTTAACAAGCAAACGGCCAAGACTTTGGTTGTTTACGAAGATCGCGATGACGTCAAGGACTTTGACGCCAAGGAAAGCATCGTTGACCACAACAAGACGTTAATCACTGGTGATTTGAACGAAACCAACTGGCGTGCACTTGCTAAGCGCTTTGCTTGGATCAAGCCAACTTCTCGTCATGGTTACAAGTACACCTTTGGTTTAGGTGACCGGTTAGGCAACGCTTCTAACGCTCACTTACGTTTGTTCAAGGGCCGGGGCATCGTACCTGTCTTAGCACAACAATCCATTCGTGAATTACTATTGATGAACCGTACCGAAACCGATGTCTTATTGGATGCCGGCTGGGCCGTCTTCGAAGAAGGTTACACCGATGGCTGGGTTGACGATGGTGACCACGTTAAGAACCCTCACGAAGTTGACTACGCCGTTAAGGCCGGTTGCACCATGATTACTTTGGATGCCACTGAAAAGATTCATAACGAAGTTGCTAAGTTCTCTGACGAAGAATTGGATGAAAAGTTCAACGCTTTGGATGACGATTTAGTAGAACGCTTCAACAAGACTTACTTAGACAAGACGTTCCAAATCAGCGACGACGCTTCTGTTCACTTCTCCAAGCGTGACGTTGAAGAATCAGTTCTGATCTTCTATGGAGCTGTTAAGTACGCTATCTTCATCTACCACAAGTTCATCGTGCCATACAACTTGGACTTCGAAATTTCTATGGATGAAACGATTGTTCCTACGACGCCTGCAAACCACTACTTCTTTGCTAACGAATTACATCGTGAAGGCATCACTCCTGAAACCATCGCACCTAAGTTCTACGGTGAATTCCAGAAGGCTATTGACTACATCGGTGACGTTAAGCGCTTCGAACGTGAATACGTTGTTCATGAAGCCATTGCTGAAAAGTTCGGTTACAAGTTGAGTATTCACTCAGGTTCCGACAAACTTTCCGTTTACGAAATCATTGGCCGGATCTCCAAGCAACACGGCTGGCACGTTAAGACCGCTGGGACTAACTGGTTGGAAGCTCTCCGGGTTATTGCCCATGTCGATCCTAAGTTCATGGTTCAACTTTACAAGTTTGCTTACGACAACTTGGATGACGTTGCTTCATTCTACGTCTTCAACGCACAAACCGATGGGACTGCACCTAAGCCAGAAACGATCAACGAATCCAACGTTATGAGTTTGCTGGATGGTGACGATTCTCGTCAAGTTCTGCACACGATGTACGGTTCACTCTTGAACGCTCAAAAGAGCTACAAGTACGTTTACCGTGACAAGTTCTTCAAGATTTTGAAGGAACACCAAGACTTGTACGACAAGTACTTGAACATCCACATTGCAGAACACCTCGACTTACTCCAAGGTTTGGCAAAGTCCAAGGCTGAAGTTCAAGCTAAGTACGAACCAAAGATCAACGAAGACTAA
- a CDS encoding glycoside-pentoside-hexuronide (GPH):cation symporter, which yields MSEEAATSPKPAVKEGEMMNDSSKRIPTHEKIAYGFGDFGNGFMFDLGQAYLTKFWIDACGIGAGAVAGIFAFTKIFDAFMDPIAGSVIDNRKNIGKRGKFRPVMMISAIILGIMTVVTFTMPSGLTGVQKIIYAYAAYMIWGLVYSFTNDPYGSLASVMSRNSQDRSFMATSRQVGSVGAQFIAGVAFIPLMGLIANGNTGVKEEHGYFWAAAVFAVIGIAMFAVCYLGTKENVKVHRATGEAAKKEGFKDYIKVIFKNGPLGALILMTLFTISAMNTNNQMMVFYAQYNLGNIGLQPIINAIMMGCSIVGVFMIPTLTKHFGQKRTAMWSFVVGAVANILNYFLPSNVITFIVLVTIGYTALAIPNGITWAMVSNAIDFGEWRSGVRKEAITYAAFNFSRKIAQSLAALVSAGVLALTGYVANATQTPRALNGIKAAMTLYPGLCLIIAAVVIGFLYKLDDKRFGEIADDLDHGRWEGGKIGESKATDKDKN from the coding sequence ATGAGCGAAGAAGCAGCAACAAGTCCAAAACCCGCAGTTAAAGAGGGGGAAATGATGAATGACTCCTCTAAGCGGATTCCTACTCATGAAAAGATTGCTTATGGGTTTGGGGACTTTGGTAACGGCTTCATGTTTGACCTTGGGCAAGCATATCTGACTAAGTTCTGGATTGATGCGTGTGGTATCGGTGCCGGAGCGGTCGCTGGGATTTTTGCTTTCACCAAGATTTTCGATGCGTTTATGGATCCAATTGCCGGGTCAGTTATTGATAACCGGAAGAACATCGGTAAACGTGGTAAGTTCCGTCCGGTCATGATGATTTCAGCCATCATTTTAGGGATTATGACCGTCGTAACGTTTACGATGCCATCTGGTCTCACTGGGGTCCAAAAGATTATTTATGCATATGCTGCATACATGATTTGGGGCCTGGTTTATTCATTTACCAATGACCCGTACGGTTCTTTGGCTTCCGTTATGTCCCGGAACTCGCAAGACCGGAGCTTCATGGCGACTTCTCGTCAGGTTGGTTCTGTCGGTGCTCAATTCATTGCCGGGGTTGCCTTCATTCCTTTGATGGGTTTGATTGCTAACGGGAACACTGGTGTCAAAGAAGAACACGGTTACTTCTGGGCAGCCGCAGTCTTCGCTGTCATTGGGATTGCAATGTTTGCCGTTTGTTACTTAGGAACTAAGGAAAATGTTAAGGTTCACCGGGCAACTGGTGAAGCAGCCAAAAAGGAAGGCTTTAAGGATTACATCAAAGTTATCTTTAAGAACGGTCCTTTAGGTGCCTTGATTCTCATGACCTTGTTTACCATTTCTGCCATGAACACGAACAACCAAATGATGGTGTTCTACGCACAATACAACTTAGGTAACATTGGCCTTCAGCCAATCATCAACGCTATTATGATGGGGTGCTCAATCGTCGGGGTCTTCATGATTCCTACATTAACTAAGCACTTTGGTCAGAAGCGGACCGCAATGTGGAGTTTCGTTGTTGGTGCCGTAGCCAACATTTTGAACTACTTCTTGCCTTCCAACGTTATCACATTCATCGTTTTAGTTACCATTGGGTACACGGCTTTAGCTATTCCTAACGGGATTACTTGGGCCATGGTTTCCAACGCGATTGACTTTGGTGAATGGCGTTCAGGTGTCCGTAAAGAAGCTATTACATACGCTGCATTTAACTTCTCACGGAAAATTGCACAATCACTGGCTGCTTTAGTTAGTGCCGGTGTCTTGGCCTTAACGGGTTACGTTGCCAACGCAACACAAACTCCTCGTGCCTTAAATGGTATCAAGGCCGCTATGACGTTGTATCCTGGCCTTTGCTTAATCATTGCCGCTGTTGTTATCGGTTTCTTATACAAACTGGATGACAAGCGCTTTGGTGAAATTGCCGATGACCTTGACCATGGTCGTTGGGAAGGCGGCAAGATCGGTGAAAGCAAAGCTACCGATAAGGATAAGAACTAG
- a CDS encoding LacI family transcriptional regulator, with amino-acid sequence MEEVTILTIAKRANVSHTTVSRALNDSPLVKEETKRKIRKIADDLGYVPNINAKGLVEKRSFIIGIFFSELDTGTSPSFLVDVINRSKEALPAGYSISIDSIEALDGSNAVSRHQYDGAIVVSQSTNDDAFINMMIERGLPVVILNRKIDREDVSNFTTDDYLGARKLMEYAVRMGHQKFGLIKGASDFVSTRDRQKAFVDVTAASNATVKPEWVQQGTYLPDSGYEAMRSILGNIETPTCVFASNDDMAAGAVRACQDLGYSVPDDLSIIGYDDMSYAKYLVPRLTTVRKPTDDIVQEGIDALTKLLDGSMTDPIKKVIVPTLIVRDSVKDLRK; translated from the coding sequence TTGGAAGAGGTCACAATTTTAACAATTGCTAAGCGCGCTAACGTTTCACACACCACGGTTTCACGTGCTCTGAACGATAGTCCCTTAGTCAAAGAAGAAACAAAACGCAAGATTCGCAAGATTGCGGATGATTTGGGGTATGTGCCTAACATTAATGCTAAGGGGCTGGTTGAGAAGCGCTCCTTTATTATCGGCATTTTCTTCTCCGAACTGGATACGGGGACGTCACCAAGTTTCTTGGTCGATGTTATCAATCGTTCAAAGGAAGCTTTGCCGGCGGGCTATTCAATCTCGATTGATAGTATTGAGGCACTGGATGGCAGCAACGCCGTGAGTCGCCATCAATATGATGGCGCCATTGTCGTGAGTCAGAGTACCAATGATGATGCGTTTATCAATATGATGATTGAACGTGGCTTACCTGTGGTGATTCTCAACCGAAAAATTGATCGTGAGGATGTCTCGAACTTTACGACGGACGACTACCTGGGCGCCCGGAAGCTCATGGAGTACGCTGTGCGAATGGGCCATCAAAAGTTTGGCTTGATCAAGGGGGCTAGTGACTTTGTGTCCACGCGTGACCGGCAAAAGGCCTTTGTTGACGTCACGGCGGCCAGTAACGCCACGGTTAAGCCAGAATGGGTGCAACAGGGCACGTATCTGCCAGATAGCGGCTACGAAGCTATGCGGAGCATCCTCGGCAACATTGAAACCCCGACCTGTGTCTTCGCGTCCAATGATGATATGGCGGCTGGTGCGGTTCGCGCTTGCCAAGATCTGGGCTATTCCGTACCGGATGATCTCTCCATCATCGGCTATGATGACATGAGCTATGCAAAATATCTGGTTCCACGACTGACGACGGTGCGTAAACCAACCGATGATATTGTCCAAGAGGGAATCGATGCTTTGACAAAATTATTGGACGGTTCAATGACTGATCCGATAAAAAAAGTAATCGTCCCAACGTTGATAGTCCGGGATTCTGTAAAGGATTTGCGAAAATAA
- a CDS encoding sugar kinase has protein sequence MGELLTIGEPMVVFEAQESDVDLATAQHFQKFSAGAELNVAIGMARLGHPVDYVSAVGDDPFGVYLRRVLRTDGVADAAMLTKPGLPTGFYLKQRVTRGDPAVAYFRQGSAAANYQPADLATVNLSGVRFAHLSGIFAALSPNCLAAYRQLNADLVYKRIPVTFDPNLRPTLWRSQTEMVRVTNDLARYGTIVMPGLSEGQTLTGYQTPEAIADFYLQQGVTTKAVVVKLGAAGAFAKLKDGRQFTVVGFTVPRVVDTVGAGDGFAVGLISGLLEGQPLPIALKRANAIGAMAVQSPGDNDGYPTRQQLDQFLRTSKFE, from the coding sequence ATGGGGGAATTACTGACAATTGGAGAACCCATGGTTGTGTTCGAGGCGCAAGAGAGTGACGTCGATTTGGCGACGGCACAACACTTTCAAAAGTTTTCGGCTGGGGCAGAACTCAACGTTGCGATTGGCATGGCCCGGCTTGGCCACCCTGTCGATTACGTTTCCGCGGTTGGGGATGATCCCTTCGGTGTTTACTTGCGACGGGTGTTACGGACGGATGGTGTGGCAGATGCTGCCATGCTCACAAAGCCGGGATTGCCCACGGGATTTTATCTCAAGCAACGCGTGACACGTGGCGATCCGGCCGTCGCTTATTTCCGCCAAGGATCGGCCGCCGCGAACTACCAACCCGCTGATTTAGCGACAGTGAACCTTTCCGGCGTTCGGTTTGCCCATCTCTCTGGGATATTTGCGGCGTTATCACCCAATTGTTTGGCGGCGTACCGCCAACTCAACGCCGACTTGGTATATAAACGGATTCCCGTGACCTTTGATCCCAACTTGCGGCCCACGCTTTGGCGTTCGCAGACGGAAATGGTGCGGGTGACAAATGACCTGGCGCGTTATGGGACGATTGTCATGCCCGGCCTTAGCGAGGGCCAGACGTTGACGGGGTACCAAACACCGGAAGCGATTGCGGATTTCTACCTGCAACAAGGGGTAACCACCAAGGCGGTCGTCGTGAAATTGGGGGCTGCCGGAGCTTTTGCGAAGCTGAAGGACGGTCGGCAGTTCACCGTAGTTGGCTTCACCGTGCCACGGGTCGTTGATACTGTGGGAGCGGGGGATGGTTTTGCCGTTGGTCTCATTTCAGGATTGCTGGAAGGCCAGCCACTACCAATCGCCTTAAAGCGGGCCAATGCTATCGGTGCAATGGCGGTACAAAGCCCAGGTGACAATGATGGCTATCCAACTCGCCAACAGCTAGACCAATTCCTAAGAACGTCAAAATTTGAATAA
- the uxuA gene encoding mannonate dehydratase has protein sequence MEMGFRWYGPDEDAVKLRDIRQIPGAQQVVGALFDVPVGEVWPLAKIKALKAQIEAAGLKFTIVESVNIHDDIKIGLPTRDHYIENYQQTIRNLAQVGVKTICYNFMPIFDWIRTDLHFELADGSKALAFQERYTAEDPQALIQQIQSGDNGFSLPGWEPERLAKVQSLFKAYADVDASRLAANLKYFLDAILPVCEACHIQMAIHPDDPPMPLFGLPRIFKNAADMRAIVAMNPSLANGFTICTGSLGENPDNDIPAIIREFVAQGRVPFVHARNIKFTGNGRDFREAAHLSSAGSLDMFAIMKALHDSGFDGVIRPDHGRDIWGEAGRPGYGLYDRALGLTYLNGLWEAISKS, from the coding sequence ATGGAAATGGGATTTCGCTGGTACGGCCCTGATGAGGACGCCGTTAAGCTCCGGGATATTCGGCAGATTCCGGGGGCCCAACAGGTTGTGGGGGCACTCTTTGATGTGCCGGTTGGCGAAGTGTGGCCGCTGGCTAAGATCAAGGCGCTAAAGGCCCAAATTGAAGCGGCAGGCTTGAAGTTTACAATTGTCGAGTCAGTTAATATTCACGATGATATCAAGATTGGGTTGCCCACACGGGACCACTACATTGAAAATTATCAGCAAACAATTCGTAACCTCGCACAGGTTGGGGTTAAGACGATTTGCTATAATTTTATGCCGATCTTTGATTGGATTCGAACGGATTTGCACTTCGAATTGGCGGATGGTTCCAAGGCGTTGGCGTTTCAGGAACGTTACACGGCAGAAGATCCGCAAGCCTTAATTCAGCAGATTCAGAGTGGCGACAATGGATTTAGTCTACCGGGCTGGGAACCGGAGCGTCTGGCTAAGGTACAGAGCTTGTTTAAAGCTTATGCCGATGTCGATGCGTCGCGGTTAGCGGCCAACCTCAAGTACTTTCTAGATGCGATCTTGCCGGTCTGCGAGGCTTGCCATATTCAGATGGCGATTCATCCCGATGACCCGCCGATGCCGTTGTTTGGCCTGCCGCGGATTTTTAAAAATGCGGCCGATATGCGGGCCATTGTGGCCATGAATCCATCGCTTGCGAATGGCTTTACGATTTGCACGGGTAGTCTGGGCGAAAATCCCGACAACGATATTCCGGCCATTATTCGTGAGTTTGTTGCACAGGGACGGGTACCCTTTGTTCATGCGCGAAATATTAAATTTACGGGAAATGGTCGCGACTTTCGTGAAGCGGCCCATCTATCCAGTGCGGGATCACTCGATATGTTTGCGATTATGAAAGCTCTCCACGACTCGGGTTTTGACGGTGTCATTCGTCCCGATCATGGCCGTGATATTTGGGGTGAGGCTGGTCGACCAGGCTACGGTCTTTACGATCGTGCTTTGGGGTTGACCTATTTGAACGGGCTCTGGGAAGCCATTTCTAAATCCTAA
- the kduI gene encoding 5-dehydro-4-deoxy-D-glucuronate isomerase, whose amino-acid sequence MAFNMTTQYAHSPEDIDHYNTDQMREQFLMEKIFSPDDILLTYTYNDRMIFGGVTPVHGPLEIKLDKELGVNYFLERRELGFINIGGAGTVAIDGEESAIAPHDGFYIGMGTKHVVFDSIDPTTPAKFYVVSTPAHKTYPNKKLVYKDAIAMPKGDQEHMNKRVIHKYIDASTMQTCQLQMGYTVLEPGNSWNTMPAHTHARRMETYLYCEFGSADTRVSHFMGTPENTKHIWMKQDQAVVNPSYSIHCGVGTTNYAFIWAMCGENQTYDDMDQVAMNDLR is encoded by the coding sequence ATGGCATTCAATATGACCACGCAATACGCGCACAGTCCTGAAGATATCGACCACTACAATACAGACCAGATGCGTGAACAATTTTTGATGGAAAAGATCTTTAGTCCTGACGATATTCTACTCACGTATACCTATAACGACCGGATGATTTTTGGTGGTGTTACGCCGGTTCACGGTCCGCTGGAAATCAAGCTGGATAAGGAATTAGGTGTTAATTATTTCCTGGAACGTCGCGAACTAGGGTTTATCAACATTGGTGGTGCTGGGACGGTCGCGATTGATGGCGAAGAGAGTGCCATTGCGCCCCACGATGGTTTTTACATCGGTATGGGAACAAAGCACGTGGTCTTTGACTCCATCGATCCCACGACCCCAGCTAAGTTCTACGTCGTTTCTACGCCGGCACACAAGACTTACCCGAATAAGAAACTAGTTTACAAGGACGCCATTGCGATGCCTAAGGGTGATCAAGAACATATGAACAAGCGGGTTATTCACAAGTACATCGATGCTTCAACGATGCAGACGTGTCAGCTACAAATGGGCTACACGGTGCTGGAACCCGGTAATTCTTGGAATACGATGCCCGCGCACACGCATGCGCGCCGGATGGAAACGTACCTGTACTGTGAATTCGGTTCAGCTGATACGCGAGTCTCCCACTTTATGGGAACTCCAGAAAACACGAAGCATATCTGGATGAAGCAGGACCAAGCTGTGGTTAACCCCAGTTACTCCATTCACTGTGGTGTTGGGACCACGAACTACGCTTTCATCTGGGCAATGTGTGGTGAGAATCAAACATATGATGATATGGATCAAGTTGCGATGAATGACTTACGGTAG
- a CDS encoding GntR family transcriptional regulator produces the protein MQQMTKNMRNEAYSELRYRIMHNKFIPGQKISEKTISEELGIGRTPVREAIIRIERDGLIDVIPQSGTYISQIDMEKAKDARFVRQNVEVEIMLEATAKMTDAAYHEQKVNLREQAVAIQKEDPDTFFDLDEAFHHEFYTIAGRDNIWDWLQTVNMQLNRFRWIRLKVNTLNWQTIIQQHENLLDVVYRRDLEDVRFQTTAHLRLMLQERKYLLDKFPGYFMNVSPSDKTDLDI, from the coding sequence ATGCAGCAAATGACGAAGAATATGCGAAATGAGGCGTACTCTGAGCTTCGCTACCGGATCATGCATAATAAGTTTATTCCCGGCCAGAAGATCTCTGAGAAGACAATTTCTGAGGAATTAGGAATTGGACGGACGCCAGTCAGAGAAGCCATAATTCGAATTGAACGGGATGGCCTCATTGATGTGATTCCGCAGAGTGGGACGTACATTTCCCAGATCGATATGGAAAAAGCAAAGGATGCACGGTTTGTTCGGCAAAACGTGGAAGTCGAGATTATGCTGGAAGCCACAGCTAAGATGACGGATGCAGCCTATCACGAGCAGAAGGTGAACTTGCGTGAGCAGGCGGTGGCGATTCAAAAGGAAGATCCGGATACCTTCTTCGATCTCGATGAGGCCTTTCACCATGAGTTTTATACGATTGCGGGCCGCGATAACATTTGGGATTGGTTGCAGACAGTGAACATGCAGTTGAACCGGTTCCGGTGGATTCGCCTAAAGGTCAATACGCTTAATTGGCAGACGATTATCCAACAACATGAGAATCTGTTAGACGTGGTATATCGCCGTGATCTAGAGGACGTTCGTTTTCAAACGACGGCCCACTTGCGGTTGATGCTTCAGGAACGGAAGTACTTGTTGGACAAGTTTCCGGGGTACTTCATGAACGTTAGCCCCAGTGATAAAACTGATTTGGACATTTAA